A single Aspergillus chevalieri M1 DNA, chromosome 3, nearly complete sequence DNA region contains:
- the HRD3 gene encoding ubiquitin ligase complex subunit HRD3 (COG:O;~EggNog:ENOG410PFCT;~InterPro:IPR011990,IPR006597;~PFAM:PF08238;~SECRETED:SignalP(1-23);~TransMembrane:1 (n7-20c28/29o767-786i);~go_function: GO:0005515 - protein binding [Evidence IEA]), whose amino-acid sequence MKWLWRFVLPLALLLLQALVVESNDAFASTAIARESAESRAGGATDARPENEHVSSALKILRDRRLSTVQSDKPSGMLGYTLHYGKSAFRILFMNGPPPDTNTRKINPNVAKAVKELEIAAREDQDPDAMFLLAEMNFHGNFTHPRDFKQAFQWYDNLAYLTGNSTAQYMLAFMYATGIGGGVERDQAKALLYHTFAAEGGNTRSEMTLAYRHHAGIGAPRDCDEATYYYKRVADKAIQYYRSGPPGGHNMIREAYRWADEEGGVYGEGASMSSSGPNALRDSQSSTEASLEDVLEYLDLMSRKGELKATFSLGKMHYEGARGMPRNFYKSLKYFKQVARRYWNKDGSINPNHPMGIEKLASKAAGHIGLMYLRGEGVEQNFSTAFTWFKRGLVNGDPLCQHEIGLMYLHGYGVNQDAFKASAYFKAASEQNYPGSATRLGALFLDQGDVSTATKYFELAAHWGWMEAFYYLAEMSNNGVGRQRHCGMAASYYKMVAERAEAIHSSFLEANDAYKDGDKERALVASMMAAEQGYENAQANVAFLLDEQRSLLPVDSVLSYGTDARRPQPSSSLLKNAALALIYWTRSAKQANIDSLIKMGDYYLTGTGILADAEKASTCYHTAAEAHHSAQAYWNLGWMHENGVAVAQDFHMAKRYYDLALEINSEAYLPVKLSLIKLRLRSYWNSITNGNINPIQEEENSKPRRTFKEWITAFIENDEEEEARYRAQLYRQRAEEDEMLGTSADAHDEGHDDGYYDDMELDIDESLLEGLIIFTLAATLLVLIYIRQQRNRQRPNGNNANNQAPGNGDDRGLFPRPGEPEFNQWVAGGIGH is encoded by the exons ATGAAGTGGTTATGGCGATTCGTTCTTCCCTTGGCGCTGC TTTTATTGCAGGCGCTTGTGGTCGAGTCGAATGATGCGTTCGCATCTACAGCTATTGCTCGCGAATCCGCGGAGTCACGAGCCGGCGGGGCTACCGACGCGCGCCCTGAGAATG AACATGTCTCGTCTGCGTTGAAGATCCTCCGTGACCGCAGACTCTCGACTGTCCAATCGGACAAGCCATCCGGCATGCTTGGATATACCCTACACTATGGCAAAAGCGCCTTCCGAATCCTGTTTATGAACGGACCTCCCCCGGATACAAATACACGAAAAATAAACCCCAACGTGGCCAAGGCCGTCAAGGAGCTGGAGATCGCGGCACGAGAGGACCAGGACCCCGACGCGATGTTCCTACTGGCGGAGATGAACTTCCACGGCAACTTCACGCACCCCCGCGACTTTAAGCAGGCGTTCCAATGGTACGATAACCTTGCGTACTTGACGGGCAACAGTACAGCGCAGTATATGCTGGCTTTCATGTATGCAACTGGGATTGGCGGCGGTGTCGAGCGCGACCAGGCGAAGGCATTGTTGTATCATACTTTTGCGGCAGAGGGAGGCAATACCCGGTCTGAGATGACGCTGGCTTATCGCCATCATGCTGGCATTGGAGCTCCCAGGGATTGTGATGAAGCTACCTATTATTACAAGAGGGTGGCAGACAAGGCCATTCAGTACTATCGTTCTGGACCGCCTGGAGGCCACAATATGATCCGCGAAGCGTATCGTTGGGCTGACGAAGAGGGAGGTGTCTATGGTGAAGGTGCCAGCATGTCGAGCTCAGGGCCCAATGCATTGCGCGATTCGCAGTCTAGCACCGAGGCCAGTCTGGAAGATGTTCTGGAGTACTTGGATTTGATGTCGAGGAAAGGGGAGCTGAAGGCTACCTTTAGCCTGGGAAAGATGCACTACGAAGGAGCGCGAGGCATGCCCCGGAACTTCTACAAGTCCCTGAAGTACTTCAAGCAGGTTGCGAGACGGTATTGGAATAAGGACGGCTCTATCAACCCAAATCATCCCATGGGAATTGAGAAGCTGGCTTCCAAGGCAGCTGGCCATATTGGGCTGATGTACCTGCGTGGTGAGGGTGTAGAGCAGAACTTTAGCACGGCTTTCACGTGGTTTAAACGTGGATTGGTTAACGGGGACCCTCTATGCCAGCATGAAATCGGGCTGATGTATCTCCATGGGTACGGTGTTAACCAGGATGCATTCAAAGCGTCGGCATACTTCAAGGCCGCATCGGAGCAGAACTACCCAGGATCAGCAACAAGGCTGGGTGCTCTTTTCCTCGATCAAGGCGACGTTTCCACTGCCACGAAATACTTCGAGCTAGCCGCGCACTGGGGCTGGATGGAGGCGTTCTACTACTTGGCAGAGATGTCCAACAACGGAGTGGGCAGACAGCGACACTGCGGGATGGCCGCATCGTACTACAAGATGGTCGCGGAGCGGGCAGAAGCCATCCACTCATCCTTCCTTGAAGCAAACGATGCGTACAAAGACGGTGATAAAGAGCGCGCTCTTGTCGCCTCAATGATGGCCGCAGAGCAAGGGTACGAAAACGCTCAGGCCAATGTCGCGTTTCTTCTCGATGAGCAGCGCTCGCTGCTGCCGGTTGACTCCGTCCTTTCGTACGGTACAGATGCCCGACGACCACAACCCTCGTCATCCTTGCTCAAGAATGCCGCGTTAGCTTTGATTTACTGGACTCGTTCAGCTAAACAAGCAAACATTGACTCCTTGATCAAAATGGGCGATTATTACCTCACTGGGACCGGTATCTTAGCAGACGCTGAGAAGGCCTCGACCTGCTACCATACTGCTGCTGAGGCTCACCATAGCGCACAGGCTTACTGGAACCTCGGTTGGATGCATGAGAATGGAGTTGCCGTCGCGCAGGACTTCCACATGGCCAAACGATACTATGACTTGGCGCTGGAGATTAACTCTGAAGCGTATCTGCCGGTGAAGCTTAGCTTGATTAAGCTTCGGTTGCGGAGTTACTGGAATAGCATCACCAATGGCAATATCAATCCTAtacaggaggaagaaa ATTCGAAACCCCGCCGAACTTTCAAGGAATGGATCACAGCATTCATCGAAaacgacgaggaagaagaagcccgcTACCGAGCTCAGCTGTACAGACAACgagccgaagaagacgagatgCTGGGAACCAGCGCCGATGCACACGATGAGGGCCATGACGACGGATATTACGACGACATGGAGCTTGATATCGACGAAAGCCTCCTCGAGGGCCTTATTATCTTCACGTTGGCTGCGACCCTGCTTGTGCTGATATACATCAGACAACAGCGTAATCGCCAGAGGCCTAATGGAAATAATGCCAATAATCAGGCGCCGGGGAATGGTGATGATCGAGGGCTTTTTCCAAGGCCCGGGGAGCCGGAGTTCAATCAATGGGTTGCAGGGGGTATAGGGCATTGA
- a CDS encoding uncharacterized protein (COG:S;~EggNog:ENOG410PWX7) — MQGQIPRARSDSLEDILDNTSQSRRRRLHPTDQDSKQKRRDVLPFQGDTEELPPLSWTLIWKGTYSNLFDGTFKDDLRSWGYIMWDAARLERTGAREVLHRQWKACWKDVDPRNRLRYAN; from the coding sequence ATGCAGGGACAGATACCACGGGCACGAAGTGACTCTCTTGAGGATATCCTGGATAATACATCACAGTCCAGGCGGCGCCGACTACACCCCACAGACCAAGACTCGAAGCAAAAACGACGTGACGTATTACCTTTCCAGGGTGATACTGAAGAGCTTCCGCCACTGAGCTGGACCCTAATATGGAAGGGGACCTACAGCAACCTGTTTGATGGTACATTTAAGGATGATCTCCGCAGCTGGGGATACATTATGTGGGATGCGGCACGACTTGAGCGCACAGGCGCCAGGGAGGTCTTGCATCGGCAGTGGAAAGCGTGTTGGAAAGATGTTGACCCAAGGAATAGGCTGCGGTACGCCAATTAG
- a CDS encoding putative MFS allantoate transporter (COG:G;~EggNog:ENOG410QDJA;~InterPro:IPR020846,IPR011701,IPR036259;~PFAM:PF07690;~TransMembrane:12 (i66-90o102-122i129-148o154-177i189-211o223-243i291-316o328-351i358-376o382-405i417-438o444-467i);~go_function: GO:0022857 - transmembrane transporter activity [Evidence IEA];~go_process: GO:0055085 - transmembrane transport [Evidence IEA]): MSDIKNKIEAAASTTETDKQHDDYATGDIHDIGAGLYAKAAQFSSEELEQEGARVRKILDWRIMPILYVTYVIQFLDKLSLNYASAYTLIPDLSLQGQRYSWVAAIFNFGYLFWAIPANLLIQRLPIAKYMGGMILIWAVILIAHVGAKNYAGILVLRFLLGMAEAGVSPCMMTITSMFYKRSEQPLRLAIWLSGNGVATMLGALLGFGLGHSHNTQLHSWQLIFLTFGLLNFACGCVFLWLMPDSPNTARFLTHKQRVVAVQRVAANMIGIKTREIKPRQALEIAYDPKVLSCLAIGIACGIINGGVSNFASALIKGYGFSGINATLLQLPTGAFEALIVPLCGLIATFIPNSRCAVLAGVCLIPFGGLLGIRFTGLDQRWTLVGCTWLQYIVGAPVIISWNILTTNVAGHTKRSVANGLWFTMYAAGNVAGANIFFEREAPRYYSALAGLLACYAGMVVLAGVMYTSMRGENWRRDRDTGSGLQGTLGDGTDAHAQAVLDGLKDLTDMESKHFRYAL, from the exons ATGTCCGATATCAAAAACAAAATCGAAGCAGCGGCATCAACGACCGAAACGGACAAGCAACACGATGACTATGCTACCGGAGATATCCATGATATTGGCGCTGGTCTCTATGCAAAAGCTGCTCAATTTTCATCTGAAGAATTAGAGCAGGAGGGTGCGAGAGTACGCAAGATACTGGATTGGCGGATTATGCCTATT CTCTATGTTACCTATGTTATACAATTCCTGG ATAAATTATCCCTCAACTACGCCTCCGCCTACACCCTAATCCCTGATCTCAGTCTTCAAGGCCAGCGCTACTCCTGGGTCGCAGCAATCTTCAACTTTGGCTACCTCTTTTGGGCGATTCCAGCGAATCTGCTGATACAGCGCCTGCCAATCGCCAAGTACATGGGTGGGATGATCTTGATATGGGCGGTCATTTTGATTGCACATGTGGGAGCGAAGAATTATGCTGGGATACTGGTTTTGAGATTCTTGCTTGGGATGGCTGAAGCGGGTGTTAGTCCGTGCA TGATGACTATAACATCCATGTTCTACAAACGTTCCGAACAACCCCTCCGCCTAGCCATTTGGCTCAGCGGAAACGGTGTCGCGACAATGCTCGGAGCCCTACTGGGCTTTGGCCTAGGACACTCACACAACACGCAACTGCACAGCTGGCAACTCATATTCCTCACATTCGGCCTCCTCAACTTTGCCTGCGGCTGTGTTTTTCTCTGGTTGATGCCCGATTCACCAAACACGGCACGCTTCCTCACCCACAAACAGCGCGTTGTCGCTGTCCAACGTGTAGCAGCAAACATGATCGGCATCAAGACCAGAGAAATTAAACCCCGTCAAGCCCTCGAAATCGCCTACGACCCTAAAGTCCTCTCCTGCCTCGCCATCGGAATAGCATGCGGCATAATCAACGGCGGCGTCTCCAACTTCGCCTCCGCCCTAATCAAAGGCTACGGCTTCAGCGGCATCAACGCAACCCTCCTGCAACTTCCCACCGGCGCCTTCGAAGCCCTCATAGTCCCCCTCTGCGGCCTAATCGCAACCTTCATCCCAAACTCCCGCTGCGCCGTCCTCGCAGGCGTCTGTCTCATCCCATTTGGCGGACTCCTGGGAATCCGCTTCACGGGGCTGGACCAGCGCTGGACGCTGGTGGGGTGTACGTGGCTGCAGTATATCGTGGGGGCACCGGTAATTATATCGTGGAATATACTGACGACGAATGTGGCTGGGCATACAAAGAGGTCTGTGGCTAATGGGTTGTGGTTTACGATGTATGCGGCGGGGAATGTGGCGGGGGCGAATATCTTCTTTGAGAGGGAGGCGCCGCGGTATTACTCGGCGTTGGCGGGGTTGTTGGCTTGTTATGCGGGGATGGTGGTTTTGGCTGGGGTTATGTATACGTCGATGAGGGGGGAGAATTGGAGGAGGGACAGGGATACGGGTTCAGGCTTACAGGGGACTTTGGGGGATGGTACGGATGCTCATGCGCAGGCGGTTCTGGATGGGTTGAAGGATTTGACTGATATGGAGTCGAAGCATTTTCGATATGCGCTTTGA
- a CDS encoding Kelch motif domain protein (COG:S;~EggNog:ENOG410PIC0;~InterPro:IPR000210,IPR015915,IPR011333,IPR006652;~PFAM:PF13418,PF01344,PF00651,PF13415,PF07646, PF13854;~go_function: GO:0005515 - protein binding [Evidence IEA]): MNHSPMYGQQPYLMPSSPATARRSSADDRPSIKKAQGHVPACLVNASVTYVGNDQIYAFGGFDQYTDEVYNHVLKLDLQTLRWELVDNYGDIPGVRMGHTATLYQGDKLIVFGGENEHREYLSDVVIFDIPTSTWSQPEIRGPIPRGRNRHAAVIYEDNLFIIGGVTGEHSVILDSLTYLDLKTWTWSRTWNFTPRFDHTAWVWGGRLWIFGGLGPDMERTTDIWWLDLKNSPSLGIAASQGSTSSSSPSQQLPGRSGSYAPNSGSVQVRNLNRRKPATPGAVSSLRFQSGPHVPALFSGTHFQAYASGVLLDLITPSETVRTYECNLSLLELDTLRWQRLADGHEIFKPGYRWHYCTVNADGTRAWLLGCDLNAGAGQGASDENHMSEILCIDLERYGLLGNEMGAISPDQRKTLASQSEPSCLSGLGNDLSAVFDQAPESGSGADFIITANRDDDGDPDAMVDASSSQQSETTFLSPNADTSPPIHVHRIILQLRWPHFKRLYSSRMAEYHANRMHIPEPYSVVRAFLYYLYTDSISGHPEYCSDIIDVAGMLVMANLYDMPKLRLLCVNRLSRELDVENAAVVWERAGRTNEEWLMRRAAQFCLAHWGRIVRTDGFKSLSKQSLIELCEVADTEGRIITGSELEMVGVWGTDALGLNRDLKRQQLALGNAGMDEDDYDGEDLEGMEIS; the protein is encoded by the exons ATGAATCATTCTCCTATGTACGGTCAGCAGCCATATCTCATGCCCTCAAGTCCCGCCACCGCCCGTCGGAGCAGTGCGGACGACCGCCCGAGCATTAAAAAGGCCCAGGGCCATGTCCCCGCATGCTTGGTCAATGCTTCCGTGACGTATGTCGGGAACGATCAGATCTACGCCTTTGGAGGATTTGATCAATACACCGATGAAG TGTACAACCATGTTCTAAAGCTGGACCTACAGACCCTTCGTTGGGAATTGGTGGATAATTATGGCGATATTCCTGGAGTTCGCATGG GTCACACCGCGACCCTCTATCAAGGTGACAAATTGATCGTATTTGGGGGAGAAAACGAACATCGCGAATATCTGTCCGACGTCGTCATATTTGATATTCCCACTTCCACTTGGTCACAACCAGAGATCCGAGGTCCGATCCCACGAGGAAGAAATCGCCATGCTGCCGTGATTTACGAGGATAATCTGTTCATCATCGGTGGAGTGACGGGAGAGCACAGTGTCATTCTTGACAGTCTGACTTACTTGGATTTGAAGACCTGGACTTGGTCTCGGACCTGGAATTTCACTCCCCGCTTTGATCATACGGCATGGGTCTGGGGTGGTCGTCTCTGGATTTTTGGGGGACTTGGCCCGGACATGGAGCGGACAACCGACATCTGGTGGCTTGATCTCAAAAACTCTCCGTCTCTTGGGATTGCAGCATCACAAG GCTCGACGTCAAGTAGTAGCCCGTCGCAGCAGCTTCCCGGACGGTCTGGTAGCTACGCACCAAACTCGGGCAGTGTCCAAGTTCGCAATTTGAATCGGCGAAAGCCAGCTACTCCAGGGGCAGTATCTTCCCTTCGGTTTCAGTCAGGTCCTCACGTTCCTGCACTGTTTTCGGGAACACATTTTCAGGCGTATGCCTCGGGCGTGCTGCTCGATCTGATTACTCCATCCGAGACCGTGCGCACGTATGAGTGTAACTTATCGTTGTTAGAACTCGATACCTTGCGCTGGCAAAGGTTGGCGGATGGACACGAAATCTTCAAACCGGGTTATCGGTGGCACTACTGTACCGTAAATGCAGACGGCACAAGAGCTTGGTTGCTTGGGTGTGACCTGAACGCAGGAGCTGGGCAGGGGGCCAGCGACGAGAATCACATGAGTGAAATCCTTTGTATTGATTTAGAGAGATACGGGCTCCTCGGAAACGAGATGGGGGCTATTTCACCGGATCAACGAAAGACACTAGCTTCTCAATCCGAGCCTTCATGTCTTTCGGGTCTGGGCAATGACTTATCTGCTGTCTTCGATCAAGCACCAGAATCTGGCAGCGGTGCTGACTTTATCATTACTGCTAAccgcgatgatgatggagacCCAGATGCCATGGTAGATGCCTCGTCCTCGCAACAGTCCGAGACTACTTTTCTATCACCCAACGCGGATACCTCGCCTCCGATACATGTTCATCGCATCATTCTGCAGCTGAGGTGGCCCCATTTCAAGCGACTCTACTCCTCCAGAATGGCAGAATATCATGCGAACAGGATGCATATCCCTGAGCCCTACTCGGTCGTCCGGGCCTTCCTGTACTATCTTTATACGGACAGTATATCCGGCCATCCAGAATACTGCTCTGACATAATCGACGTAGCAGGGATGCTCGTGATGGCGAATCTCTACGACATGCCGAAACTCCGTCTTCTGTGCGTGAATCGATTAAGCCGCGAACTTGATGTCGAGAATGCAGCTGTCGTCTGGGAACGAGCGGGACGAACAAACGAAGAATGGCTGATGCGCCGCGCCGCGCAGTTCTGTCTCGCACATTGGGGCCGCATCGTGAGGACAGACGGCTTCAAGTCTCTAAGCAAACAGAGCTTGATTGAGCTGTGCGAAGTTGCTGATACTGAGGGTCGGATCATTACCGGATCCGAATTAGAAATGGTGGGTGTCTGGGGCACGGATGCGCTTGGTTTGAATCGGGATCTTAAGCGGCAGCAGCTGGCGCTTGGTAATGCTGGtatggacgaggatgattATGACGGGGAGGATCTTGAGGGGATGGAGATTTCGTAA
- a CDS encoding putative DNA repair protein Dds20/Mei5 (COG:L;~EggNog:ENOG410PRV7), which translates to MASVNMSAKRRRLENATSTLTKPFKSPLRRPVQASETNNQKVDDKSSATTSPHSTTTEKGESNTPAATSTPLPTKTTTIPTTTPGPTFQTRKRKTTTTGINTITPTKKSPILLDPELSTLQKHYRTLQSRLATLRTDLDTSQQALRIESSDRDTELESLIAKWRAISQDAAEEVFAGAQERVARMGGMGAWREQMRSQQERWKREEMEDWFGSGEAAGGELDYGDAEDGIVRSKEDVLEQLGAAKEKEERKEKGDGNEEFTMDFMLKTLNIDSQIIGFDTAGQKWIKN; encoded by the exons ATGGCTTCTGTCAATATGTCCGCAAAGCGCCGTCGTCTCGAAAACGCGACATCCACGCTCACCAAACCGTTCAAGTCACCTCTCCGCCGTCCGGTGCAAGCATCAGAGACGAACAACCAGAAAGTAGACGACAagtcatctgcaaccacatCCCCACACAGTACAACAACCGAGAAAGGCGAATCGAATACACCGGCCGCAACCTCAACACCCCTCCCTAccaaaacaacaacaataccCACAACAACCCCCGGCCCAACCTTCCAAACCCGCAAACGAAAGACCACCACTACCGGTATCAACACCATAACCCCCACCAAAAAAAGCCCCATCCTCCTGGACCCCGAACTATCCACCCTCCAGAAACATTACCGCACCCTGCAATCCCGCCTCGCAACCCTCCGCACCGACCTCGACACCTCCCAACAGGCCCTCCGCATCGAGTCCTCGGACCGTGACACAGAACTCGAGTCCCTGATTGCTAAATGGAGAGCTATTAGCCAGGATGCGGCGGAGGAGGTTTTTGCGGGGGCGCAGGAGAGGGTTGCGAGAATGGGGGGGATGGGGGCTTGGAGGGAGCAGATGAGGAGTCAGCAGGAGAGAtggaagagggaggagatggaggattggtTCGGGAGTGGGGAGGCGGCTGGGGGTGAGCTTGATTATGGGGATGCGGAGGATGGGATTGTGAGGAGCAAGGAGGACGTGTTGGAGCAGTTGGGTGCTGctaaggagaaagaggagaggaaggagaaggGTGATGGGAATGAG GAATTTACTATGGACTTCATGCTTAAAACGCTCAACATTGACTCGCAAATTATCGGATTCGACACTGCTGGACAGAAATGGATTAAGAACTAA